From the genome of Methanobrevibacter millerae, one region includes:
- the purC gene encoding phosphoribosylaminoimidazolesuccinocarboxamide synthase, with protein sequence MEKKELINQGKVKSVFTTDNADEVIIEFRDDMTAGDGARKEVMTNKGAYNAVISAKIFKVLENEGVETQFIDLPENNVMLAKKLEMIPIEVIVRNIATGSLVRKYPIEEGKKLDPPIVQMDFKDDEYHDPMLNDSLIQALGIATPEEVDILTEKALKINDVLTEFFKDAGIILVDFKVEFGKDSQGNILLGDEISPDGCRLWDAETLEMLDKELFREGKDSEVMDAYVEVYNRIIPDDEKVI encoded by the coding sequence ATGGAGAAAAAAGAGTTAATTAACCAGGGTAAAGTGAAAAGTGTTTTCACCACGGATAATGCCGATGAGGTCATTATCGAGTTTCGTGACGATATGACTGCCGGTGACGGCGCTAGAAAAGAGGTCATGACCAATAAGGGCGCTTACAATGCAGTCATTTCAGCTAAAATCTTCAAGGTTTTGGAAAATGAAGGTGTTGAAACGCAGTTCATCGATTTACCAGAAAACAATGTAATGTTAGCTAAAAAGCTTGAAATGATTCCTATTGAAGTCATTGTAAGAAACATAGCTACCGGAAGTTTAGTTCGTAAATATCCGATTGAAGAAGGTAAAAAACTGGATCCTCCAATCGTGCAGATGGATTTCAAGGATGATGAGTACCACGATCCTATGCTTAACGATTCGCTGATTCAGGCATTGGGCATTGCCACTCCCGAAGAGGTCGACATCCTGACCGAAAAGGCATTGAAAATCAATGATGTCCTGACTGAATTTTTCAAGGATGCAGGCATCATTCTGGTCGATTTCAAGGTTGAATTCGGTAAGGATTCACAAGGTAACATCCTATTGGGTGATGAGATTTCCCCTGACGGATGCAGGCTCTGGGATGCTGAAACCCTGGAAATGCTTGATAAGGAACTGTTCAGAGAAGGCAAGGATTCAGAAGTCATGGATGCCTACGTTGAAGTTTACAATAGAATTATTCCCGATGATGAAAAGGTGATTTAA
- the purS gene encoding phosphoribosylformylglycinamidine synthase subunit PurS, whose translation MLFDIEVKISLKSGMLNPEASTIERSLALLGYEVKNAKTVDIIKFQMEGEDREVIRENVVDMCERLLCNPVIHNYKINVIPQNMACGK comes from the coding sequence ATGTTATTTGATATAGAAGTTAAAATTTCTCTTAAAAGCGGTATGTTGAACCCTGAAGCCAGTACAATCGAAAGGTCTTTAGCCTTATTGGGCTATGAAGTCAAAAACGCCAAGACCGTTGACATTATCAAGTTCCAGATGGAAGGCGAAGACAGGGAAGTAATCCGTGAAAACGTCGTTGACATGTGTGAAAGGCTTTTGTGCAATCCTGTAATTCACAATTATAAGATCAACGTTATCCCACAGAATATGGCCTGCGGTAAATAA
- the purQ gene encoding phosphoribosylformylglycinamidine synthase subunit PurQ, which produces MKIGVIRFPGTNCDRDVAHAIELVGMQAEYVWWNSDDLTDFDGVVIPGGFSYGDYLRAGAMASITPVIDGIKALVKEEKPVLGICNGAQILGEIGLVPGIFITNENPKFNCEWVDLKVSSTRTPFTKDFKKGQTVKIPIAHAEGRFYTENIDLLKDQDQIVLQFKDRNPNGSMEAITSVCDESGLVCAMMPHPERACEEILGSTDGLNFFKGFL; this is translated from the coding sequence GTGAAAATCGGAGTAATTAGATTTCCCGGAACCAATTGTGACAGGGACGTGGCCCACGCCATAGAACTGGTCGGCATGCAGGCAGAATACGTCTGGTGGAACAGCGACGATTTGACTGACTTTGACGGCGTTGTCATTCCCGGTGGATTTTCATACGGAGACTACTTAAGGGCCGGCGCAATGGCATCAATAACTCCCGTAATCGATGGAATCAAGGCGCTGGTTAAAGAGGAAAAGCCTGTTTTGGGAATCTGTAACGGAGCTCAGATATTGGGTGAAATCGGACTTGTTCCAGGAATTTTCATCACGAATGAAAACCCTAAATTCAACTGCGAATGGGTTGACCTGAAGGTTTCCTCAACAAGAACTCCCTTCACAAAGGATTTCAAGAAAGGACAGACCGTCAAGATTCCTATTGCCCATGCGGAAGGCAGGTTCTACACCGAAAACATTGACCTGTTAAAGGATCAGGACCAGATTGTATTGCAGTTCAAGGACAGAAACCCTAACGGTTCAATGGAAGCAATCACAAGCGTCTGTGACGAATCAGGACTTGTATGCGCAATGATGCCTCACCCTGAAAGGGCCTGTGAAGAGATTTTGGGCTCAACGGACGGATTGAATTTCTTTAAGGGATTTTTATAG
- the cobA gene encoding uroporphyrinogen-III C-methyltransferase: MVVYLIGAGPGDADLITLKAVKALNKADVVLYDYLANEEILAHAPEDAERIYVGKKAGEHYKTQDEINELIIDEAKKHENVVRLKGGDPFVFGRGGEEILALMEHDIKFEVIPGVTSAIGAPTSLGLPVTHRAVATSLTIVTGHEDPTKPESQVHWDYTADTLVILMGIGNIKENTSEIMKYRDKDTPVCAIESGTLPDENVIFGTLENISEKEIRTPAILIIGEVVKLYEDIYNY; encoded by the coding sequence ATGGTAGTTTATTTAATCGGTGCCGGACCCGGAGATGCGGACCTGATAACTCTAAAGGCGGTAAAGGCTTTAAACAAGGCCGATGTTGTTTTATACGATTATCTGGCCAATGAGGAAATATTGGCACATGCTCCTGAAGACGCTGAAAGGATTTATGTCGGAAAGAAAGCCGGTGAACACTACAAGACCCAGGATGAAATCAACGAGTTAATTATCGATGAGGCCAAAAAGCATGAAAACGTTGTAAGGCTTAAGGGCGGTGACCCATTTGTCTTCGGCCGTGGCGGAGAAGAGATACTGGCATTAATGGAACATGATATCAAGTTTGAAGTTATTCCTGGCGTAACCTCAGCTATCGGTGCGCCAACGTCACTGGGACTTCCTGTAACTCACAGGGCGGTTGCAACGTCACTTACAATCGTAACCGGTCATGAAGACCCGACCAAGCCTGAAAGTCAGGTGCACTGGGACTATACTGCCGACACGTTAGTTATATTAATGGGAATAGGCAATATTAAAGAAAATACTTCTGAGATTATGAAGTACCGTGACAAGGACACTCCGGTATGCGCTATAGAAAGCGGCACCCTGCCTGATGAAAACGTTATATTTGGCACGTTAGAAAATATTTCCGAAAAGGAAATCAGGACTCCGGCCATTTTAATCATAGGGGAAGTCGTAAAGCTTTATGAGGATATTTATAATTATTAA
- the glmS gene encoding glutamine--fructose-6-phosphate transaminase (isomerizing), with the protein MCGIVGCILKDNDSNAAPILFDCISKLEYRGYDSIGLATYENENIYVKKDEGKINEVNKKLDLPDMPGSFGIAHVRWATHGDPSKLNAHPQLDEENEIAVVHNGIIENNTKLKEELMAEGHTFRSDTDTEVIPHLIQKFMDEGLDLEHAVRKTIEKLEGAYAIAAISLREPDKIVATRKDSPLIVGLGEDGYYLASDSPAILKYARDIIYPEKGEIVILDKSGAVVHDEFDNVVNKEIDTINWTPEMAEKEGYDHFMIKEINEQATAVRNTLTQRENIENIIKDFDDITRICFVACGTSYHASLTGKYLIESLAGIPTDVILASEFKFSQKTLNENTLVIFISQSGETADSLKALDVANETSKTLGIVNVAGSSITRRAQYVIQTQAGPEIGVAATKTYVSQLTAIYLFAALMAKDENLLNELNNVPDFIDEVLKDVESIKSMSKRYNYAKDFFYLGRGYSYPTALEGALKLKEISYIHGEGYAAGELKHGPLALIDEGIPVVVVIPPGDSHKKTMSNLEEVKSRGARVLAFGAADDEELALKAPEVFKINPEVSEIIAPLVYIVPLQLLSYYITIEKGFDPDKPRNLAKCVTVE; encoded by the coding sequence ATGTGTGGTATTGTTGGTTGTATATTGAAGGATAATGATAGTAATGCTGCCCCTATTTTATTTGACTGCATTTCAAAGCTTGAATACAGGGGATACGATTCCATAGGGCTGGCTACTTATGAAAATGAAAATATTTACGTTAAAAAGGACGAAGGTAAAATCAATGAGGTTAACAAAAAGCTTGATTTGCCGGACATGCCGGGAAGTTTTGGCATAGCTCACGTAAGGTGGGCTACACATGGCGACCCTTCAAAGCTTAACGCTCATCCTCAGCTTGACGAGGAAAATGAGATTGCAGTGGTTCACAACGGAATCATTGAAAACAATACGAAGCTTAAAGAGGAGCTTATGGCTGAAGGACACACTTTCAGATCTGATACCGATACCGAAGTAATTCCTCATCTGATTCAGAAGTTCATGGATGAGGGCCTTGATTTGGAGCATGCGGTTAGAAAAACCATAGAAAAGCTTGAAGGGGCTTACGCAATAGCTGCAATATCCTTAAGGGAACCTGACAAGATTGTTGCAACCCGTAAGGACTCTCCATTGATTGTGGGGCTTGGTGAAGACGGATATTACCTTGCATCCGATTCTCCCGCAATATTAAAATACGCAAGAGACATAATCTATCCTGAAAAGGGAGAAATCGTCATTTTGGATAAAAGCGGTGCTGTCGTTCACGACGAATTCGACAATGTAGTTAACAAGGAGATTGACACCATCAACTGGACGCCTGAAATGGCTGAAAAGGAAGGATACGACCACTTCATGATTAAGGAAATCAACGAACAGGCAACTGCTGTTAGAAACACCCTAACCCAAAGGGAAAACATCGAAAATATAATTAAAGACTTTGATGACATCACAAGAATTTGCTTTGTGGCCTGCGGAACCTCATATCACGCTTCACTTACTGGAAAGTACTTGATTGAATCTCTTGCCGGAATCCCGACTGACGTGATTTTAGCATCAGAGTTCAAGTTCTCACAAAAGACATTGAATGAAAATACATTGGTCATTTTCATTTCTCAGTCCGGTGAAACTGCAGATTCTCTGAAGGCGCTGGACGTTGCAAACGAAACATCAAAGACTCTAGGTATCGTTAACGTTGCAGGTTCATCAATCACAAGAAGAGCACAGTATGTCATACAGACCCAGGCAGGTCCTGAAATAGGCGTTGCCGCAACGAAAACCTACGTTTCACAGCTGACGGCAATCTATTTATTTGCTGCACTGATGGCAAAGGACGAAAACCTATTAAACGAGCTCAATAATGTTCCTGATTTCATTGATGAGGTATTAAAAGACGTTGAGTCAATAAAGTCAATGTCTAAAAGGTACAATTACGCAAAGGACTTCTTCTACCTTGGAAGGGGCTACTCATACCCGACTGCTCTTGAAGGAGCCTTGAAATTAAAGGAAATCTCATACATTCACGGCGAAGGATACGCTGCAGGAGAGCTCAAGCACGGCCCTCTGGCACTGATTGATGAGGGAATACCTGTTGTTGTCGTTATTCCTCCGGGAGATTCCCACAAAAAGACAATGAGCAATCTTGAGGAAGTGAAATCACGCGGTGCAAGGGTATTGGCATTCGGTGCAGCTGATGATGAGGAACTTGCCCTGAAGGCTCCTGAAGTCTTTAAAATCAACCCTGAAGTTTCTGAAATTATCGCGCCCCTGGTCTATATTGTGCCGCTTCAGTTATTGTCATACTATATTACAATCGAGAAGGGCTTTGACCCTGATAAACCAAGGAATTTGGCGAAATGTGTAACTGTGGAATAA
- a CDS encoding Ig-like domain-containing protein, producing the protein MLSISAVAAVDITNSTDDIETSDADEEPPSGISLNVSDKISISQDDYSLETMDLLMYYKNGSRYQVTLTQGDNPLQNATVIINVAGVDYARVTDSNGVASLAINLNPGNYSVSTRYNYELSYISLDSDIEILPTLSGGDVVKVFKNDTQYYASFLDRNGNPLANTEVTFNINGVFYTRKTNENGVARLNINLNSGEYILTAIHQNGLMCSNRITVLPSVSGSDVTKFYKSQTQYYAGFLDATGNPLANSDVTFNINGVFYTRTTNEYGLAKLNINLLPGLYVLTAINPINGEMTSNIVSVLPTMITSDVESDSFNCSFNVILINDDGSVASNKEMKICVDGEEYYVTTSAYGIASLELNLSSGVHDVKSCDLSNGLEICNIINITAVEEIEEENETVVVHETLYYSIYGVSPDNKTIMAIGRPSAPGELSEYGYKFYVTVFERVCPYCGSSELYWSIFWAGDETTDYGVFPATGYKEGGSAEGHIFCANCDADWSIFGNEHVYDGTTLNVISESVLSSKAAAYMLKNGEMIYE; encoded by the coding sequence ATGTTGTCAATATCAGCTGTTGCAGCAGTTGACATAACTAACAGCACTGATGATATTGAAACAAGTGATGCGGATGAAGAACCCCCATCGGGGATTTCTTTAAATGTATCAGATAAGATATCCATTAGTCAGGACGACTATTCTTTAGAGACTATGGATTTATTAATGTATTATAAGAACGGATCAAGGTATCAGGTAACATTAACGCAAGGCGATAATCCTTTGCAAAACGCTACAGTGATTATCAACGTTGCAGGTGTCGATTATGCCAGGGTCACTGATTCTAATGGTGTTGCATCTCTTGCAATCAATCTGAATCCGGGAAACTATTCCGTTTCCACCAGATACAATTATGAATTGAGCTACATCAGTCTGGACAGTGACATTGAGATTCTGCCTACATTATCCGGTGGAGATGTAGTTAAGGTCTTTAAAAACGACACTCAATACTATGCCAGCTTCTTGGACAGGAACGGAAATCCTTTAGCCAACACTGAAGTTACTTTCAACATCAACGGCGTATTCTACACCCGTAAGACCAACGAAAACGGTGTTGCACGATTGAACATCAACCTTAACTCCGGTGAATACATATTGACTGCGATTCATCAAAACGGTCTGATGTGTTCCAACAGGATTACGGTTCTTCCTTCAGTAAGCGGATCCGACGTTACGAAGTTTTATAAAAGCCAGACTCAATATTATGCAGGCTTTTTGGATGCCACAGGCAATCCTCTGGCCAATAGTGATGTTACTTTCAACATCAACGGCGTGTTCTACACAAGAACTACCAACGAATACGGACTGGCAAAGCTGAATATCAATCTCTTGCCCGGCCTTTACGTTTTAACTGCAATTAATCCGATAAACGGTGAAATGACATCAAACATTGTAAGCGTGCTTCCGACGATGATTACTTCAGACGTTGAAAGCGACAGCTTTAACTGTTCATTCAACGTTATTCTGATTAACGATGACGGTTCTGTGGCTTCAAACAAGGAAATGAAGATTTGCGTTGACGGTGAAGAATACTACGTCACAACCAGCGCATACGGTATCGCTTCCCTTGAGCTGAACCTGTCAAGTGGAGTTCATGACGTTAAATCCTGTGATTTATCAAATGGGCTTGAAATATGTAATATAATTAATATAACCGCTGTAGAGGAAATTGAAGAGGAAAACGAAACTGTTGTAGTTCATGAAACTCTGTATTACTCAATTTACGGTGTTTCACCTGACAACAAAACCATAATGGCTATCGGAAGACCTTCAGCTCCCGGCGAGCTTTCAGAATACGGATACAAGTTCTACGTGACAGTATTTGAAAGGGTATGTCCATACTGCGGAAGCTCAGAGCTCTACTGGAGCATTTTCTGGGCAGGTGATGAAACCACAGATTATGGTGTTTTCCCTGCAACCGGATATAAGGAAGGCGGAAGCGCCGAAGGCCATATCTTCTGTGCAAACTGTGACGCCGACTGGAGTATTTTCGGAAACGAGCACGTATATGACGGAACAACATTGAATGTCATATCCGAATCAGTTTTATCCTCAAAAGCAGCAGCTTACATGTTAAAAAATGGTGAGATGATTTACGAATAA